The window ATGTCGTGCAGCCAGACGCGGGTGTCGGCGCTGCTCCCGCCGTTCTGCTGCGGCGTGATGTTGAAGGTGCGCTCGTTGACGACGCGGAAGCCCATGTTCTCCAGCATCGGCACGCGCTCGGAGAGCGAGATCGCGGCGCCGCGCGAGAACAGCTTGAGGTTGGCCCGGGTCGGCCCGTCGCCCTCGCGGCGGTAGAGGTTCACGGCACGCGGACGTTCGTCCGACAGCTTCTGCAGCATGTCGACGTCGACCAGCGCATCCTCGGCGGAATAACGCTCGCGATAGGCGGCGCCGAAGGCCTCGGCATAGCGCTCTGCCAGCGCGCGAGCGGCGGGCCCGGCCTTGCCGGCGTCGAGCGCGTCCTTGAGGCCGTCGCTCCAGGTGCGGACGATCGCGGCGATGCCGGCTTCCAGCGTGCTGCGGTCGATCTTCGGGGTGCGGCCCTCGTCGCGGCCGATGATGTAATGCGTCCGGGCGAGCGGACCCTCCGGATAGGCCGGATAGGCAGCAGAGACGCGGCCCTGGTAGACGCGGGCGAGGAATTCGCCGACGCGGCGGCGCACCGTGGTGTCGTAGCGGTCCTTCGGGATGAAGACGAGCGCCGAGACGAAGCGGTCGAACTCGTCGGCGCGGGCGAGCGCCCGGATGCGCGGCCGCTCGGTCAACTGCATGATGTCGAGGGCGAAGCGCTCCAGCGTCTCGACGTCGATCTGGAAGAGCTCGTCGCGCGGGAAAGCGTCGAGCACGTTGTAGAGGGCGCGGCCGGAATAGCTCGACGGATCGAAGCCGGTGCTCTTGAGCACGCGCGCGACCTTGAGGCGCAGATAGGGAATCGAGCGGGCGGTGCCGGTATAGGCGTTCGAGGTCAGAAGGCCGACGATGCGCAATTCGCCGTCGAGCCGGCCATCGGCGGTGAAGAGCTTGATCCCGACATAGTCGAGATGGACGCGGCGATGGACGCGGCTCTTGACGTTGGCCTTGGTGATGATCAGCGCCTGCGGCTTGGCCAGGAAGGCGCGGATCTCCGGCGTCATCACCACGAGCTCGCGGTTCTTGCGCAGCACCCGGACATCCGGGTCGCGCAGGATGCCGAGGCCGGAGGAATCGACCGGGTCGGCAGCGGTGTCACCGCCGGCGAAGCGATAGGCGCGCACGCCCAGCAGAGTGAAGTTGTCGCTGGCGATCCATTCGAGGAAGTTCAGCGCTTCCGTGACTTCGTCCTCCGGCAGCGGCGGCGGGTTGGCGCGGTAGGACTGGATTACCTCGGTGATACGGCCGCGCATCGCGGCCCAGTCGTCGACCGCGAGGCCGACATCGACATAGACGCGGGCAAGACCGGCTGCGAGCCGGTCACGCGCCTCGGCTGTGTCGATCCGGTCGAGATGGATATGGATCAGGCTCTCGCGGCGCGTGCCCTCGACGGCGCGGCCGGCCGCTTCGCCGGCGAGCGATTCGAAGGTGCCATTGTCCTTGCGCACCACAGCGAGGATGGGGTGGGCGACCAGGCGCGGCTCATAGCCCTGCTCGGCCAGCTCGGCGAGGGTGGAGTCGAGCAGGAACGGCTTGTTGTCGTTGACGACCTCGAGGACGGTGATCTGGCGCTCGCGCCCATCCGCCTTCACCGCCTCGTCGCGGAAGCGCAAATTGGGCTCGCCGGGCTTGCGCCGGCTGGTCAGGTGGGCATAGGCGGCGTCGGCAGCACGGGCTAGCAGGTCCGGCGGCAGCGCGACGAGATCCTCGGCGACGGTGCGGCCATAGAGCAGCTTGGGGAATTCCGCGGGCATCGCCGAACCGAGCTCACGGGCAGCAGCTTCGATCGCGGTGACGGCTGCAGCCGTGGCATTCGCTTCGCGCTTGGCCATAGTCGTCTTCCCCCTGCTATTTTGCCGCAGCGATGACATAGCTCACCGGCCGCTGCAACTTTCGTCGTATCGCGACAGCCAGATTGCACCAATATGGCGCGGAAACGGCAGCTTGTGCCCGATCCGCGCGGATATCAGCGCGAGGAGTGCAGAGATGACGAAGAAGCATGACAAAGCGATGGTGGGCGAGCAGCCGGCGAAGCAGGACGCGCCGCCTGCCGTGATGGCACTCGCGCTGCCGCAGGCAGAGCTGTCGCCGGAGATGGAGGCCTATTTCGCGAAATGCCTGGAGAAGCTGGGCTATGTCCCGAATGTCCTCACCGCCTATGCGCACGACGATGCCAAGCTCCAGGCCTTCGCCAGCTTCTACAACGATCTGATGCTGGCGCCGTCCGGCTGGTCGAAGCTGGAGCGCGAGATGATCGCGGTCGCGGTCTCCAGCGTGAATCGCTGCTACTACTGCCTCACCGCGCATGGTCAAGCGGTGCGTCAGCTCTCCGGCGATCCGGTGCTCGGCGAGATGATGGTGATGAACTTTCGCGCGGTGCAACTCTCCCAGCGCCACCGCGCCATGCTCGATTTTTCGGTGAAGCTGACCGAGACGCCGCATCGAATCGAGGAGGAGGATCGGGAAGGCTTGCGCCAGTCCGGCTTTGGCGAGCGCGACATCTGGGACATCGGCGCGGTCGCCGCTTTCTTCAACATGTCGAACCGGATCGCCTCGGCGGTCGATATGCGGCCCAATCCCGAATATCACGGCGCGTCGCGCTAAGCTTCCGGTCAAAGAAAACGGCCGGCGGAAACCGCCAGCCGTAAGTTAGCCTGGACTAGTTGGCCCGACCCGCCGCAGCGCCGGAGGGGCTGGGGGGCTGACGTGTCCGGAGCCGGACAGGTCGGGCCGTCTAGGCAACGAATCGGAGTTGAATGCCGCAACGGGGCGCTCGCTTGGCGCAAGCGCGGCAAAATCATGGCAATCGCGATGAAAGCGGAAGAAGATGTCGGCACTGTCATCAAGCTGTCTTGCCAGCGTCGGGAGGCGGGCGCATCATCCCTTGCCGGGCAACGGCAGGCGATGAACAGGAGGCGCGATGAGTGAAAGCGAAACTCCGCCAGCGCAGCGAGCAGGCGCGGTCGTCGCCTTTCCGGCTGCCACCGCGCCCTCTTCCGTCACCTTCGACCGCCGTGAGCTGAACGAGCTGCTCAACCTTTATGGCCGGATGGTTGCGGCCGGTGAGTGGCGCGACTACGCTATCGATTTCCTGCGAAACAAGGCGCAGTTCTCGGTCTTTCGCCGCGCAGCGGAGGTGCCGCTCTACCGGATCGTCAAGGACCCGTCGCTGGCGAGGCGACAGGGCACTTATTCGGTGGTGACCGCGACCGGGCTGATCCTGAAGCGTGGAGCCGAGCTGAGCCGGGTGCTCAAGGTGCTCGATAAGCGGCTGAGCGTGGTGAGCTGAGATCGCCGCGCCAGGCTGGCCCAAAAAGAAAAGCCCCGGCCTTGCGGCCGGGGCTTCGTGTTTTCAGGCTGTCGCCCTGATCACTCCTGCTTGGAGCCGAAGAGCGAGAGCAGCATCTGGAACATGTTGACGAAGTTCAGGTAGAGCGACAGGGCGCCGTTCACCGAAAGCTTCGCGGCCGACTCGGAGTCGAGGTCCGAGTACAGGTACATTTCCTTCAGGCGCTGCGTATCCCAGGCAGTCAGGCCGGCGAAGACCAGCACGCCGATCACCGAGATGGCGAAGGACAGAGCGCTAGAGGCCAGGAAGATGTTGACGACCGAGGCGATCACCAGGCCGATCAGGCCCATGATCAAGAAGGAGCCCATGCCCGATAGCGACTTCTTCGTGGTGTAGCCGAAGAGGCTAAGGCCACCGAAAGCCGCCGAGGTGATGAAGAACACCTTGGCGATCGATTCACCGGTGAAGACGACGAAGATCGACGACAGCGAGACGCCCATCACCGCCGCGAAGGCGAAGAACATGGCGCGGGCCGTCGACGAGCTCATGCTCTCGGCCTTGAACGAGAAGAAGAAGATGAAGGCCAGCGGAGCCAGCATCACCACCCACTTCAGCGGGCTAAGGTAGAGCGCCTGGCCAAGCGGCGTTAGCGCGGTGACCTTGCCCGAAGGCGAGTAGCCGGCAATCGCCAGCATCGAGATGCCGATCGCCATCAGGCCGGTGATGGCCAAGCCGATCGTCATGTTGTTGTAGACGCCGAGCATGAACGAGCGCAGGCCCTGGTCCAGCTCAGCAGCGCTGGTCTGCTGTGCGCGGCCGGCACCCCAGACTTGAGCGTTGCGGTCGAAATCGCTCATGGAGAGAATTCCCCTTGAAACTTTGCCGGGCGGACATCGCCCTTGCGACGCCCACCGTCGCGCACCATCGTGGCGACAGTGCGAAATATGAGGGGGAACGAGCGGTCTTACAAGGGGCCAGCATGGTTAGCGGCGTCACCGGCATAGAAATTCGCTTGCCGAGCCATGCAACATTACCGTCAGTTCATGTCTATGCCGCGCTGCGATGAGTCAGAACTCATAAATTCCTCAGATGAGAAGCCGGCGCTTTTGACAGTATTTGTAGCGTTCCGACCAATCCGAACACGACGGTGACCACGACGGCTGCAGTCGCAGCGATAATAGCGCCCGTTGGATCGAGGACGAAATCTATCTTCATCACTTGCGTGACGACGCCCCATCCGGCCGCGGCACCTGCAAGGAGCCCGAACAGAGCCGAAACGACGCCGATGCCTGCGTATTCGAGGACGTACGACGAAAGTATGAATCGGCGGGTCGCACCCAGCGTTTTCAGGATCATCGCGTCATAGAGCCGCGCCCTTTGACCGGCCGCCAGAGCGCCCGCTAGGACCAGCAGGCTCGCGCTGATGGCAAGGCCGGAGGCGCCGCGAATCGCTCCGGCGAGCTGGCCGACGATGGTATTGACCGCTTCAAGTGCGTCCTTGACCCGAACCGCCGTCACCGCCGGGAAGGAAACCGCGAGCTGGCGCATCAGGGCGGCGTCGCTGGTGACAGGCGGCGCGCCGTTGTCGGTCACGGTGGCGAGATTGGTGTGCGGCGCGCCGGCAAAGGTGTTCGGCGAGAATACCATGACGAAGTTGATGCCGAGCGAGCGCCATTCGATGTCGCGGAAATTGGCGATGCGCGCGGTGATATTGCGGCCGAGTACGTTGACGGTGAGCCTGTCGCCGAGCTTCAGCCCCAGCCCCTCGACGGCGCGTCCGTCGAAGGAGACCAGCGGCTCGCCGCGATAGTTCTCCGGCCACCACTCGCCCGAGGCCAGCCTGGAGGCCTCGGGCATGCCCGCCGAATAGGTGATGCCGCGATCGCCCTCGAGCACCCAGGCCATCTGCTCGCTCGCCTTGATCTGCTCGGCGGGGACGTCGTTCACGCTGACGATCCGGCCGCGCATCATCGGCACGCGCTCGACATGCGCGCCGGGGCGCTGCTCGCTGAGGAAGCGATCGAACTCCGCCGCCTGGGCATTGGGAATGTCGAGGAAGAAGAAGCTCGGCGCCTTCTGCGGCAGCGACTGGGTTAATTGCCGGCGCAGGCTGACGTCGATGAAGGCGAGGGTCGAAAGCAGGGCAACGCCCAAGCCGAGCGACAGCACCAGCGAAGGCGTCAGCGCGCCGGGTCGATAGATGTTGGCGAGCGCCAGGCGCAGCGCCGGCTGGCGTGGGCGTCCGGCCCGGCGGGCCAGCGCCATCAGCCCCCAGGCGATCAGGCGCAGCAGCAGGAAGACGCCGCCGGCAGCACCGATATAGATCAGCGCGATACGCCGGTCATAAGCGAAGACGAGCGCGACGCCGACGAGGCCGGCAAGCGCGGCAAGGAAGATCGCCCTGTAGATCCAGCGCGGCTGGCGCCGATCGGGCTCGACCTGGTCGCGGAACAGGGCCGAGACCGGCACGTCATGAGCGCGGCCGAGCGGGATGATGGCGAAGACCAGCGCCGTGAGCAGACCGTAGAGCGCTGCGACCGCTAGCTCGGCCGGGGCGAGGGTCGGCTCGAAGGGCAAGGGCAGGATGTCGGCGAGCGCAAAGCCCAGCGCGAAGGGGGCGGCGGCGCCAAGCGCGAGCCCGATCGCGATACCGAAGCCGGCGACCAGCATGACTTCGATCAGATGGATGGCGACGACCCGGCCGCCGGTGGCGCCGATCGCCTTCAGCGTGGCGAAATCGAGCCGCTTGGCCTCGACGAAGCGGCGCACCGCATTGGCGACGCCGACGCCGCCGACCAGGAGCGCGGTCAGGCCGACCAGCGTCAGGAACTGGGTGAAGCGCTCGATATTGCGCTGGAAGTTCGGCGCGGCGTTGGCGCGCGAGCGGACTTCCCAGCCGGCATTCGGCTGTTCGCGCGTGGCATTGGCGAGCAGGGTATCGAGGGCGACGTCGGTGTTTGCTCCGGCCGGCAGGACCACGCGGGCTGTCCAGCGCACCAGGCTGCCGGGCTGGAGCAGGTCGGAGGCGCGCAGCGCTTCCTGCGAGAGAATCAGGCGCGGGCCGAAGCCGACACCGGCCGCGATCTTGTCGGGCTCGGAGACAAGACTGGCGCGCAATTGCACCCTTGCGGAGCCGATCAGCACGGTGTCGCCCGGCTTGAGGTCGAGCCGGCCGAACAGGACGGGATCGGCGACGCCGCCATAGACGCCGTCGCGCAATGCGAGCAGGTCGGCGGTGGGCTGGGCCGGATCGGTGCGCAATTCGCCGATGGCGGGATAGGAGCCGTCGACGGCTTTAACTTCGACCAGGGCCGCGCCCTTCTCGCCGGCATTGGCCATGCTGCGCAGCGTCGCAATGGTCGACACGCTGCCATGGCGGGCGAGGAAGGCGTGCTCCTCCACGGTCGGCTCACGATGTATCAGACTGAAGGCGGCATCGCCACCGAGAATGCGCCGACCCTCGCGGCCGAGGCCCTCGCTCAGACCTCGCGACGCCGAGGAGACGGCGGCGATCGCCATGACGCCGAGTGCGAGACAGGCGATGAAGACGCCGAAGCCGCGCAGGCCGCCGCGAAGATCGCGCCAGGCGAGGCGCAGGGCGAGCTTGAGGCCGACAGGCCTGCGCGTGGGGCTGGAAGGAGTAGCTGATGGTCTGACGGGAGCGTGCATGTCAGATCGCCAGCGCCTCGGTTCCGGCCTCGGTCTCGATGCGGCCGGCCCGCAGACGCACGGTGCGGTCGCAAGTGGCAGCGAGCGAGAGATCGTGGGTGACCAGTACGAGGGTGGCGCCGCGCTCGCGCCGGAGCGCGAAGAGCAGGTCGACGATCGAGCGGCCGGTGCCCTCGTCGAGATTGCCGGTCGGTTCGTCGGCGACGAGGATCGCCGGGTCGGGCGCGACCGCGCGGGCGATGGCGACGCGCTGCTGCTCGCCACCGGAGAGCTGGGCCGGGTAATGGTCCATGCGCTCGCCCAGGCCGACATTGCGCAATTCGGCGGCTGCACGCTCGAAGGCATCCTCGACGCCGGCGAGTTCGAGCGGCAGCGCGACGTTCTCGCGCGCCGTCATGGTCGGCACGAGGTGGAAGGACTGGAAGACGATGCCGATATGGCGGCCGCGGAAGATGGCGAGCGCGTCCTCGCCGAGCGCGCCGAGATCCTGGCCGGCAACCTTCACCAGCCCGGAATCGGGCCGCTCCAGCCCGGCCATGGTCATCAGCAGCGTCGATTTGCCGGAGCCGGACGGGCCGACGAGACCGGTGGCCTGCCCTTGCGGGATCGCCAGCGAAACGCCCTTGAGGATATGGACGCGGGCGGCGCCGCGCCCCAGACTGAGCTCGACGTCGCTCAGTTCGATCACCGCCGGGGTTCCTTCGCTCACCGCCATGTTTCCGCTTTCATCCCATCCGATGCCGCCGCTTCGACTGTCATTCCGAGCCGAAGGGACCAGAACCGCCATGCGTCGCGCCGCCAACCGATA is drawn from Bosea sp. Tri-49 and contains these coding sequences:
- a CDS encoding DUF2794 domain-containing protein codes for the protein MSESETPPAQRAGAVVAFPAATAPSSVTFDRRELNELLNLYGRMVAAGEWRDYAIDFLRNKAQFSVFRRAAEVPLYRIVKDPSLARRQGTYSVVTATGLILKRGAELSRVLKVLDKRLSVVS
- a CDS encoding ABC transporter ATP-binding protein translates to MSEGTPAVIELSDVELSLGRGAARVHILKGVSLAIPQGQATGLVGPSGSGKSTLLMTMAGLERPDSGLVKVAGQDLGALGEDALAIFRGRHIGIVFQSFHLVPTMTARENVALPLELAGVEDAFERAAAELRNVGLGERMDHYPAQLSGGEQQRVAIARAVAPDPAILVADEPTGNLDEGTGRSIVDLLFALRRERGATLVLVTHDLSLAATCDRTVRLRAGRIETEAGTEALAI
- a CDS encoding ABC transporter permease, with protein sequence MHAPVRPSATPSSPTRRPVGLKLALRLAWRDLRGGLRGFGVFIACLALGVMAIAAVSSASRGLSEGLGREGRRILGGDAAFSLIHREPTVEEHAFLARHGSVSTIATLRSMANAGEKGAALVEVKAVDGSYPAIGELRTDPAQPTADLLALRDGVYGGVADPVLFGRLDLKPGDTVLIGSARVQLRASLVSEPDKIAAGVGFGPRLILSQEALRASDLLQPGSLVRWTARVVLPAGANTDVALDTLLANATREQPNAGWEVRSRANAAPNFQRNIERFTQFLTLVGLTALLVGGVGVANAVRRFVEAKRLDFATLKAIGATGGRVVAIHLIEVMLVAGFGIAIGLALGAAAPFALGFALADILPLPFEPTLAPAELAVAALYGLLTALVFAIIPLGRAHDVPVSALFRDQVEPDRRQPRWIYRAIFLAALAGLVGVALVFAYDRRIALIYIGAAGGVFLLLRLIAWGLMALARRAGRPRQPALRLALANIYRPGALTPSLVLSLGLGVALLSTLAFIDVSLRRQLTQSLPQKAPSFFFLDIPNAQAAEFDRFLSEQRPGAHVERVPMMRGRIVSVNDVPAEQIKASEQMAWVLEGDRGITYSAGMPEASRLASGEWWPENYRGEPLVSFDGRAVEGLGLKLGDRLTVNVLGRNITARIANFRDIEWRSLGINFVMVFSPNTFAGAPHTNLATVTDNGAPPVTSDAALMRQLAVSFPAVTAVRVKDALEAVNTIVGQLAGAIRGASGLAISASLLVLAGALAAGQRARLYDAMILKTLGATRRFILSSYVLEYAGIGVVSALFGLLAGAAAGWGVVTQVMKIDFVLDPTGAIIAATAAVVVTVVFGLVGTLQILSKAPASHLRNL
- a CDS encoding peroxidase-related enzyme (This protein belongs to a clade of uncharacterized proteins related to peroxidases such as the alkylhydroperoxidase AhpD.); protein product: MVGEQPAKQDAPPAVMALALPQAELSPEMEAYFAKCLEKLGYVPNVLTAYAHDDAKLQAFASFYNDLMLAPSGWSKLEREMIAVAVSSVNRCYYCLTAHGQAVRQLSGDPVLGEMMVMNFRAVQLSQRHRAMLDFSVKLTETPHRIEEEDREGLRQSGFGERDIWDIGAVAAFFNMSNRIASAVDMRPNPEYHGASR
- a CDS encoding Bax inhibitor-1/YccA family protein is translated as MSDFDRNAQVWGAGRAQQTSAAELDQGLRSFMLGVYNNMTIGLAITGLMAIGISMLAIAGYSPSGKVTALTPLGQALYLSPLKWVVMLAPLAFIFFFSFKAESMSSSTARAMFFAFAAVMGVSLSSIFVVFTGESIAKVFFITSAAFGGLSLFGYTTKKSLSGMGSFLIMGLIGLVIASVVNIFLASSALSFAISVIGVLVFAGLTAWDTQRLKEMYLYSDLDSESAAKLSVNGALSLYLNFVNMFQMLLSLFGSKQE